The genomic stretch GATCTATGTTCAGAGAGATATTTAAGACTAGTCGTCGCCGGCTTGTCTTTCTGGAGATAAGCTAGGCGGAGCTTGTATTCTGTTGCCGGTCTTTCTGAAGATAAGCTAGGCGGAGCTTGTATTCTGTTGCCGGTCTTTCTGGAGATAAGCTAGGCGGAGCTTGTATTCTGTTGCCGGTCTTTCTGAAGATAAGCTAGGCGGAGCTTGTATTCTGTTGCCGCTGTCGCGCATTTTAGGTTTTTCTGCTCTCAAGCCATCAAGGTGTTGGACTTCGCGCTCCTGGGGTGCGCGCCGAACTGTCAACTGTTCGTTGAGAAGCTCGGCCTCAAGTTCCTTTTTTCAATTTTCATGCGAAAGTCACGCCCGACTCAGCaaaagcggaaaaagagCAAGGCTCAGGAAAAACAAGACGAAGGTGAGAGCGCCAGCATAGCGCGCGTCGAAGACGCAGCATCGTATTCAGCCGtgcccatatatatatatatatatatatatatgcttgtATATATATCATATACCTATGTATGGATATTCATATGCATGTTTGTATGCTCTACCCAAGCAGTGTGATGATGCCGGTGAGGTAGTTCGTTCACGTGAACATTCTCTGCATGAGGCGCACGTAGCGTCACAGGAGTGGATTACGGCTCGCCCGTAATGGGATATTTTTATGtaagacgagagagaaggcgggcggTAGCTTCAGGTCTGAAGTCTTGATGACTGTCGCTCTGCATCCGCTCAGCCAAGCGTTTAAATCATCTTTTGGTTCGACTTCTTGCGGCTGCCTCATTCTGTCATTCGGTATAATAGGCGGGTTCCCTACAATGTATGCGTGCGTTGGACTCAGAGCACGCTGTTTCTATTATCAACTCACTCTGCcgtggctgcagcggcaTCGCGACAGGTGAGGAGTGCAAGGGGAGCCTCAGATTGAGACACGTCTGCCCTGTCATCCGCTTACGTCATCCAGGCGTTTTCGATCAACTAGTAAAGCATTTTTATGGTCGGTTTTTCTCCGAGACGCGGGTAAAAAGTATATTGGCAGGTGCCGCGTGTTGTAGCGAATTGTCTGCGGACGTCTGCTTACGCGGCTGCAGGGACATGCTTCTAGGCGTCTCGCCTGAGGCATCCCAGCGAACTTTCGGTGCTCCGTCTGCTCACATCGAACGTGTGGAATGCACATAGGGAACTGCCCTCCAAACTGTTActccttctctgtctgtctgtctgtcgaTTTCTCTCACTGTCTGTCGATCTATGTGTCTCCCTGTATCTCTCTGTATATGTAATTGCACCCCTGCAGTatcttccgcgccgctgtgGCGACCTCGAAACGTGTTATCTATGTTTGCATGCGTGTAGGGGAATTGACCTCCGCTCCTAACGCGCCCGTGCCTGGACGCGCTTTGGTGATTGTAGTTGTGCGACATCTCCATTTCGGCAGTCAAAGAATTGCACGTGTCTGTCCCTTCGGTGCGGCTACAAGCTCTGTGGTTTCAAACCAGTCAGAAACTGtggggctgcatgcgtcttttcctctgcagcgcgagttTTGAACAAGTTCATGGAGAACCAGTGCGAGAAGATTGAGCGACTGTTAGAGCTCCACGACTCGTATCATGCCCGCGTCGACGCGTACCtggagcggcgcgacgaagaagaaaaagagaaggatGAAGACGAACTCGCGAAGGAAGTAAGCCTCTCAGCCAAGTCCAGAGACGGAGACCGACAAAATATTTCACGCATGCGTCACACACCTCTGCGACGGCTAGAGGTGCGGGCCTGAAGGGCGCGGACCCCGGTGCGCGTCAGTCGCTTTTTGTGCGCTATGTGCGTGAACAAGATAGTCTTTTCAGAAGTTGCGGGGCGTGTCTCGATTCCCTTTTATGCCGTCGCGCGTCTTGAGGCGTTTGTGCGGAGAGCGGGAGGATGCCACTCGGCAGAGACACTCGTAGCAGCTCAGTGGAGAGCAGCGTTGGCGATAGCCCAGATGTCAATCTTCCTCAGACAGCACAGTGCGAGGCAAAGCCCATAATCTTTGTTTCCAAAACGTTACAaagcacatatatatacatatatatatatatatatatatatatagatatacattAATATTAGATAAAAATATGCAGATATTTTGCtgcatatagatatatgtatcgGATATGGATCAGTATCTAGATCTAGACATATACAGATATGGACTTACCATTATTTATCACTAGTAGCTTAAATATCTGCGCGTCGTTGAGGTGTGACTTCGGCGTATGTGACGCATGCGCTGTGCTCGTAGCTGGAGATCGATaaggaggagaggaggtACCTCGACGCATGCGACCACGGACTCTTCACTCTTCAGCAGATCGACTCCATCATCGTTCGCCTCGTCAACATGGGAAACGCTTTGGTGAGCTCCTTGGCTGAAATTCTGAAGATTTTTTGAGGGGGAGTCTGCCGACTTTCAGCTTCAAACCGAACACGGCGTGTGGCTGTGACAAGCTCCGtcacgcgcccgcgggccgccgtcttctccgcaATTCCGTCTGCTAGTCTGGCGCTGAAAATGTGACTAACTGTGGTTTGATTTGTGTCTGTATCTCAGCGGAAGGATTGAGACATCCCGATGTGTTGTCCTCGTGTGCAGAAAGACCTGTGTTTATCTTGAGTTTTTTCGCGTACGTGGTGCTTCACAAGCGTCCGCCGTAGCCTCCATGGATCCAGACCATGCATGCGGATGCATATCCATGCACGTAGAACCCTCATGGTGCGCCCATCTGCTATTACGGCTTGCGAATGCGGTTCTCGTTCAGGTGACGAAGCGTTTGGTGGATTTGATGAAGATGAAGAGCATTGATCCGCAGCAGATCCACAAAGTCATTACAGGTGGGTTTTTCTCCCGATCTGCATGCCCGCTGTCACTCGGCACTCTAAGCTGCGTGCTCTTACCGCTTCCCAAGAAAGAATCAGATCTCTGCAGAGACTGCGCTCGAGGCGCCTCCCGTGTGCCTGTCGTTTCGCTGCACAGAGTACGCCGCCCACATGGATGACAAGGCTGCGGACGAGCGGAgaacgctgctgcggcgcctcaaGCAGTTCCAAGACATTTTCGAGGCCGGCGGTGTGTTCCTgccagaggacgaagacgaagaagagtcTGAAGACGACAGCATGGAGgttgaggaggaggaagaggccgaCCGGCGCAAGCGCGATGAGAAAGAACGCAAGCGCGACCGAAAAGACGAAAGCATCGACAGACGCAAACGGCATCGAAGGGACGATTGAGAGGAAGGGAAAACCGGAAaaagagggcggcgcgacggctgGCCCCTCcttgcctctgcggcgagagtctccgctcgctgcaTCCGTCtaaggagaagagagaggggaggTCTGTGGAGTCTGTGTTGACAttggctctctctctcgtgaTGGGCTGTCTACAAATTCCGGTTTACTGGAGGCTAGAAATCGGCTGCGCTTCGCTGCTGTGGGTGTGAATGCCCGGTGTACTTAtagccgccgcctctctcttttcttcggCTCCGCTCGAGCgaccgctgcgcctcgcttgGCGGGGGGTCCTGTCTTGTCttgtgcgttttttttttcaatGAGTCGATCACACCGCAGAACAAGGGATCGAGTCAAACAAAAACTCTGTCGTTCTGGAATCAAAGCGATATATCCATTTTGATTTTTATAGTTGATCTGACGCGGCAGTGTGCGCGATGCAGCCCCTCACCACCCCACACGGGAGGGAAATGCGCATCGAGGCGAAAAGCGCCTTCTCCAGGACGAGACACGGGACTGATCTCAGCAAGACATCCATCCTTCTTTTCGCGGCATCGGCATCCCAAATtgatgcagacgcagcccACGGAATACGGATCTCACATTTCAGCAGGGAACTCAGCGCCTCGATGCCTAGAGGGGCAGACTGGGATAGACACAGACCGGCGCGTGCAGCTTCGCATTTCCGCAACGTAGACACTGGCACATTTTAGCGCCTGATTCGTTCCTACGCACTCTGTGAGAAACGTGTCGCGTAtctcgcagacgcagacatcTCTCCATCGTCTCCGTTTTGCTTTCCATGTTCTTTCTGTCCCATCTTCCTTGGTCGCTAGGGCGCAGGGACGCGATAGAGAGAGCCTCAGGTacgcgcgggtcgcgcccCCCTCACTCTGCGGCCAGCGCGAAAAGCGCGTCGATgctgtcggcgtcggcgagcagGAGCGCCAGAACGGCGGCTGGCAGGCGCCCCTGCCTCCTCCGTAAAGAAGCAGGCGGGGAGGTGGCCTCCGCGGGGGTCTCGCGCGTTGTGCGAGTGTCGCCGGCTGAGTGCGAAGACACGTGAGAGGCTTCCAGCGGCGCACTTCGTTGCTCCTCTCCCCCACGCTGTGCGCTGTCGTGGGTCTCGGATCCTGCCCGACCCAGCTCTCTCACGGGTGCCGTGGCGAGAAGGGGGTCATTTCTGTTTCCGTGTTGTCTTCTTTCGCAAGTGCCCTGGACCCGGTTCTGCGGTGGACTGCGCCACTCCGCATTCGCACTTCGCATTTGCGCCCCGGTCGCTGCTTTCCTGGAGCTGAGACCGACCTCTGTGCGTCGGCCTCCaccttcgtcgccgccgtgcGCCTTTGAATGAGCCTCGCATCGCTCAGTGTACTTGCTGGTTTGTCTGTAGTAACTGCGATCCTCAGGTTTCGTTTCCGTCATCGAGTCTTTTGCCTCATGCGCAGTGGTTGTGTCGGTGAGGGCTCCACGCATGGAGTTTTCGCTGCGACAGTATTCAGCTCCCTGCGTGGAAGTGTATCGAGCGATTTTGCATGCGGCGTCTGGTGTGCTGTCCCCGCATTCAGACTTCCTCttgtgtctctctgccgcttcagaggtcttcgtctcctcgcgccggtcTGCTTGGAGAACGAGGCCGCCCTTCGCTTCGTGCGGCTTGCCTGCCTGCAACCCTGGGTGCATAGTGGGCACACGGACCGCAACCTCatccccctcctcccccttgTCCCATTGCATCTCAAGCTCCGCGTCGATAGTTCGCTCGCTGCCGTGGCTCCACGCCTTCTGCAGTATGTTGCTCGTGGGTGACTTTTCGCACCGCGGCatgtcctccgcctctgtcgAGGATCGGTTCGCCTCGGGCCCTCTTTGATCAAGTGGCTGTTTTTTCCTTGCCGAGTCGACCTCGACTTGTAACCTTTCCAGCAtgctccttcttcgcgcctgtcgctccCAGACTTCGAGCTGCTTGATGCGCCTGGCGTGCGTATACTCGGCGAACCGCAgaaaggcgagcggcgcgccggcaggcgcatTTGAAAGAttcgcagacgcggagccAAACAGCGGAGACTGGCGGAGTTCTTGCCTTGCGCGCGTGATGTGCGGCAGCTGGCGAACGGCCTCGGCGAGCTGCAGAATCTCccaaggccgccgcgcgcctcccgcgagcaggcggcgggtgaccggcagagacagcgggcCTAAAAGCGCCGCCAGGGAACACTCACTGTGGGGCGCCGCACACATagacgcgccgaggcgagaggcacctacgagagacgagggcagcgcggacgcgcagggatgcagcgcagagcgagacgtcgacagacgcgcagcggccaGGGCGGAACCTGGAGAGCCTGAGGAAGGCGCAGTGACAGACCGGAGAGacggacagagagagaaggcccCCTCAAGCGAATCACAGGGCGCCCGGTTCTGCAGAAGAGGCACCGAAGAGGCTTTGCTGTAGAGAGACGCCTGGGAGGCATgacgggcgcaggcggctggcgaagcagacgcaccggccgacggcgaggcggctgaAGTGCACAGCGGGCGCACAGGGCAGAGTGCGCCGTTACGGGCGTTTCCCAGTGCGCGGCACCTCCCGTGCATTCGGTcgttctgcagcagctgcacgcTGACGGACTCTTCAAGCTGAGCCGTCGCGGCACCGCGGGGTAAGAGACCGGTTCGACGTCTGTCGTCCAGAGTCGGCCGTCCTGGAGACTGAATCTGGCTGGgctgcgaggcctcgcgtcggcgcggcgacggcgtgaaCGAAGGCCAAAAGAGCTCAGGAAGAAACGTGCCGAGTGCGGCGAAGTGGAGAAGCTGCGCAAGGAGCAGTGGCGCGCAGCTGACAAGGCGCAGGTCGTACAGGGCgagagcagcgagaagcgaggcgTAGCGGCGGCACTGGCGGAGAGTtcgcgcggaaggcaggcgcagggaagggcgtgcgaggaggccagcggcagaagaggcgagccCAGCAGACGGAGACCGCTGCAGGACggtggagaggcgcgcggaggaggacgcggcgcgaggagacggggaggcggcagtgcgggagcaggcggcgagacgaggcggcgacagccaAGAGCGCGAACAACGGCTCCACcgcagcgcagaagaagcggctGAACGCGGGCAGGAAGGAGGGGCTCCCCGAGGGGAGAGGGAACCACGAGCGAGGCCTCCcgggggagaagaagagctcgggcaggcagaggacgccCACGGCGGAATCGCCGAGGACGACTGGGAGGAGTGTGAGCCGAAAGGAGCAGAGACTGAGGGAGCCACGCAGCCAGACGCATTCAGACAcagagcggaagacgcggaggagacaacCGACATTCCGGAGTGCGTCGCCGAAGCTACTGAGGCCGCAGGACCCGCCGAAGATGCCCGACCTGGGCAAGAAAAACAGGAAAACGGCTCCGCGTCCTGAGCCTGCGGAAGCGACGATGAAGAGAATGACGAGAGTGACAGCGAGAAAGCGTCAACAACTGCCCTTGAGGCAGCAGAAAGACGCGCGCTCCCGCAGCCGGAAGGCttttcctcgtcgctgctccAAAGGCAGTCCCGCCTTCGAGGGTTCGCCCGCTGCTGTGTCTCACATGGAATAGAGGGGAGCTCCCGCCGCATGTCCCATGACGCGACTCTGGCCGCGTCACATCGCTGGCCTGGCATGACTGTCAACCTTTCAGGGGAGCCGACTGACACGCTACAGGGACTTGCAGGCGCTGCCCTGTCTTCCGCGACCTCCTTCATCCGATGCGAAGCGTGCGCAGAGACTTCGTTGTGCAGAACTCTCAGCTTTTGTTTTCCTCCCTCCGTTCCCCCATGGTCAGCTGGTGTGCCGTCCCCGGCCTCCGCAGGACTCTGCACCAGCGTAGTGAAGTCGCCGGAGTCGCCGCTCTTCTGAGGCCGCTGTTTCTTGCTAACAGGGGCTTCAAAGATACCGTGgaccgcctcgcgcttcctctgaGCGCCGGCTGCATGTGCGGCAGCGAATGCGCGAAGCCGAAGGAGCCCTTCCCGCTCTCTTTCCCGCTGAAGCGAGAGCGCCGTGACGTCCCAGAGGAGCGCTAGACACCACAGAGAATTCGGCGTGGAGAGGCGGAACTGGACGGCCTGCAGAATTCGCTTTTCGAGGGCGACAAGCTCTTCGCGTGAGGCCTGCGTCTCCcacgcgcaggctgcggacgcgagcgagccgaGGGGGGCAGACGATGGCAAAGCACCAGCAGactgagacgcagaaggcgagcagtcaggcgcagcgggcgccgacggcgacggtAAGCAGCTCAAACTTGTGGCTGTGTCTTCGGAGCCGGATGCGAGACGAGGGCCTGAAGACAGAGACCGGCCGACAGCAGGCGAGGAGTGAAACGCACGCGTGGAGGCAGCCTCGAGCgaagccgacgccgcagacgcagacgaagcagagcaAGAGACAGACGAACAGCCTTTCAAGCAAGATGACGAAGGTGGAAAAAAGTCACTGCAGTGAAACGTTGAATCGCTGCCAGATTGAGCAGGAGCAGCGGGAACTGCTGAAAGAGGCGACGAGTTTGTCGAAACCGCGCGAGCCAGCAGACGCGTAGACACACTGGAGGAAGGGAGACTGGTGGTAGCacacgctgcagcaggatgggcatagccgcgcctgccttgcGCGGACCCCGACAACGAAGTTGAAGATGCACCCGGttcgagaggagagaagccaGGCACAGACAGAAAGCAGAGTGCTGAATTGCAGCCGGATACGGCACGCAACGATGCAGTGGCGGCCGAAACGGGAGGAGGCCCAAAGTTCAtctgcgtggcggcggaaAAACTTTGGTCCGACTCGACGGGGCCAAGGGCCGCGACCTTCCCTTCTGTGTGGCCTTCAACCTCCTCCTCACTATTCCTTCTGATTGACCCCTCTCGCTGTTTAGAGTTTCTCGTCTCTCCGGCATCgcgtgcctctgcgcagagTCTCTGCGTTGACTGCAGCCGTGCACGTCCTGCGTgactcgacgcgcgcgcgccctctcctccggctttgtcttcttctcctctctcgtcgcctccgcctcgtctctcgtctGGCTTTTCCTGTCGTGCATGCAGCCCCGCGACCTCCCTTGGTCGCGGAAATTCCTCAGCGGTCCGTGTGAGTTGGCGTCTCAGCAGACACGGGAGACAGGGCTCTCTCAGGTAGCGAGTCGCGATGAGGTCGTTGACATTCACTGCGTAGTCGTGTGCGTTTGTCGTTTTGTAGTATTCTAGAGAGCGCTCGTTGGCGACGTCCGCGATCTtcacgcaggccgcggcggcgcagagacttTCGCGGACAGCGCAGCACGAAAGCACAATCTCGGGGGCGAAGCCGGCAGTCTCTCGAGCTTCATcgccggctgccggcgccagaGACGTGGTGAGAGATGCAGAGGACGGAGATCCGAATGGACGAAGAAGCAACGCGCCTACGCGGGGTcgggctgcagagagggGAGGGTAGTTGCGGGCGCCCGAGAGGCCCCGAGGCGAGGCTACCGAGGCCGATGGCGGGCCCGATGAGCAAGCAGCAGACTCGACGGCAGAAGAGGCACTCCGAAGAGAGACTGCCAATACATCAGACGGCGACACAGAAGCGGCGGATGAACCGGAAGCGGACCGCACCGCAGAGCTACCGCCAAACGACCCCCGCGCGCACCGCAGCGCACCCGACGAGGGAGGGGCGACTtgacgcggcgacgaagctgGCGCACGATGGGAGTCCCGACGCTGTCCTGCGTTGGCTTCCACTCGAGTGCGCTCCGACAGAAACGACGGCGCAAGCACCCAGCAAAAGTAGCGGTGAAACAGCGATGCCGCCAAGTGAACCGTCGAGTCCTTCAGCTCGAACTCGTTCTGCAGCCGAAAGAAAAGGTCGACCTgaagcgagaaaagaaaggcAACTGACGTGTAGCCTGTGCGGGACACTGAGGCACTTGATCGGACGAGTCCAGTTTTCTAGACGTGCGCATGCGATGAGGCCTCAGTAAAGCACATATGAACCAGATTTGAATCCATTAGCACTCCGTGGAACAGTCGGAGACTCAAGCTAGCCTCGACTAGCCGACGCGCCGATCCGAGAAcgatacagacaaccaagacaaccaagttctttatgactGCAGTTCGTCTCCATCCcgctggactgcttaaggCAGCTAAAAGCGTTGGGCTTCAATATGCTACTACTTTACGATTcttccacatcggttatgttctagggGTAATGTATGGATTCCcgttctcactcatcttaacagcaAGAGTTTACTCGAGGCAGCACGCGTGAGGAAAGAGGCCGCAGCAAACACTGACaagcagaaaaaaccgaTTCGACAGCGGCATCGCATACTGTGGCGGGATACATGTCTCGCTAAGAGCTGCGCGCACGTGTGCGCAGCGAGCTCTTCTATTCAATGCCTACTTACGAAAGCCTGTAAGCAAATTTCGTGTCAATAAACGTGCGCCTGTCTATGAGGTGTGCATGTCCATACTGCCTTGCAGATACCACAGGCGCAGCGCATCGGCGTGTGGTGCCTCCCTTGCCGTTCATGTCTGCTTACGCATTTCTGTCGAAGGGTTTCTAGGGATTCTAGAACCGCCTCTTCGATTTGCTCTCTCTGAATGCTTCGAATGtcgcttcgctttcttcgctctTCATCTTGGTTGGGTCCTCTTTGCCGAGCCGCCCGTGgagcctctctgtctctatTTCTGCCTTCATCCGGCGTGAGTCCGCGGGGGGGCATCTGCAGAAACCGGTCAGCAGCCTGGGCGGCcagccgccgcatgcaggtCTCTACGGGGAGGTCTTtggtggaggcggcgaggcggtgcagacgaaggagaagcgaagaaaaccgCGGATCGCTGCTCAGGAGGGAAGCCGAGACGGGCGCACTAGCCGGCGAGTGCCACGTGAGTGCATGCGCGGGGTGCGGCAGCGACCTGTGAGGAAAAGAGAGTTTGTTCAAGAACTAACTTCGTTCATTCAGCCCTAAATCCGActccagacgccgcgcgcataggcagcctctgcagaaCAGCGCGACAGCGATGGGCGAGCCTGGAAATGCATACTCCGTGTTTCTACTTGGGCGAGGCGTTTTTCATAGCTGAGTCCCaagccttcgcctccctcgctggACACGGTTCAAGTGTTTTCGCAGATCTGCAGGTAGTTCGTATATCCGGCGCGAAACGTCTTCCGAAATAGGAATCCACTGGAAGGCCTGGTCCCGAACATATTTTCATATATATGGATGAATATGACTGCACGTTCATGTGcctatagatatatatgtatctattcGAGAGGCTGTTTGCATCCTGCAATATTCCCGTGTCGCTATGCTCACCGCACTCTTGCGCCTTCGCATCTTCCGTCATCAGGCATTCGCTCCGCAATTCCTAGGGCGTGTGCAACCCTCCTttgcctctcctcttcttctggaTGCCCGATGTCAGCTCTCTGATTGTGTGTGGCTTCGGGCAGTTGCTCGCGACTCGTCGTGTTTGCTCGCATTTGCAAAAAGCCGGGATTCAGGTCCGTCGGGTTTTGGCTCGCCTCACTGGCCTCACCATCTCCGCGTACATCCAGGGATTCCTCCCCTCCGGGTAGCCACCCTTCCGTAGTCCCTCTGTTTTGGTTTTCTCttgttctctctctttctctcgagGCACCTGCGAATGCATTGCCGCCTTCTTTTCGACTTTGATCTATCAGGTCTGGCTCACCCTCCGTGactggagaggcgcgagtcGGTTCGCCAGCTtcttgtctcttctctccccttTCTCTGAATTTGATTCCGCCACGTTTCGTCGACCCGcaggcctctccgccgcttgGCGCCTCCAGGGTGGCATCGGACAACTTCCTTTCcctctcgttcttctcgctgcctccctctGTCGCCATCGTAGACACCCGCACCCAGTGTGCTTGCCTCGACGCAAGGGCGAACTTCAGTCTtctcgtctccgctcctccCTCGGCCTCCCGTTCTAAGACACGGTGCCGCTGAGGCTCGACTACGCTTCCTTCGACACCTTCACTAGCTGTCGTGCTACGCGTTTGCTTCGCGGAAACGTGTGCCAGAGCTGCGTCCTTTGGctgggctgcatgcgccgcgttGCCTTCGGCCGCCGGAGCAGACGAGGCGTTGCCTGCGCTGTTTTGTTCCTGTTCCCACGGAACTGGATTCTCCTCTCTAAGGGCCGCAGAtgctggcgccgcaggagaggagagagcatCGACACACAGGGctggcctctgccgcggaacccgcggaggcagcttcTCGTTTTCCTTGCGGGCGAGCCGGTGGAGGCGGGCACGCTCAAGGATGACAGAGACGCGGTCGTACGCAGCCGCTGACATCACGCAGAGGCACAACAGAGCAGAGAGAGTCCTAAAAATTCGCTTTCTGCTGGGTTGGTATTCCctgcctttttttctctcacGTCCCCTCAGCGGCTACAGGTGCACAGACGAAGAATGCATGTATAAATACCTATATACTATCTATTCCAAGGCACAAATGGTAGACGCCATCGCGCGTCGTGGCATGCTCCCTCGCAGCGGAGTCCTGAACTGGGGGCTGCGTTACAAGTGATTCAGGCTGCAGAGGTGAGCAGCGTTTGCtggagcgcggccgcccgcgcctctgtTCTGTCTTCTCAAAGCGACAACATCTCCTAGCTTGGCGCACCAACGGCGGCGAGTGTGCGGTGGAGAGGCCTCACGAGTTGTCTGCCTACGTGCCCACGCTCTTGAAGATAAACACTCACTAGTAGCCGGCTACGTAGCGCATGCATTCTCTTGCTTGTGTGCGCGAGAAGCACGGGCGCTGAACCTGCAAAGGCCGCGCAGGTATATGCGCGAACGTACATGTACGTATGCATTTCCTTGCG from Besnoitia besnoiti strain Bb-Ger1 chromosome X, whole genome shotgun sequence encodes the following:
- a CDS encoding hypothetical protein (encoded by transcript BESB_016990) — its product is MTESPPRCCSDFRVNSGYSHHCPESVNSEPPLGAPRSSAPLTSLMPSSATRRSAAGSPLALAPVPSLVSVEQSRSDGKLPPSAGAVGVPSPAPALSSSLVASPSTAEPPVCLCCSQQSDEALPPLFTRVAVRSVNLASANAEVDDGVPASILREASLLQEIHRQQVHLERARQEADLPPLTRRGTFEDGSGVADREDGRVIFHAPPQAETLQGAHTPFNVVRFFGCQIRESTLYLVTDFCENNLRTYWESRGSTGAATRSPNASPEPGAPRTAAGALVSEPRPCADFLSSPLRGRGMGPAEGRPTSCWCTQKEIFREFVWRILHKILHGLACLHAYGIVHRNLKPENILVRPCLRLARASRSQGETHSASPTKMNVSDGVDEDDEMDWILPSVEVELSDFGFSRLLEETQGAYTPENPKDRERSYRESRRLFYRAPELLLLRGDGTFDWSPVYSFGVDIWSVAVIFMELALLRPPFRADSEMIYLLQIFRLLGTPIDARTWVEMCGLPFPEPAPAAFSGARHALGAPRSRGDKPRSSSVSFASQTRSSGSRRRLGLRQTLMHRADLAALHPSRPLYARPCPSACGSEDRSIPSLHSGSAAEDDAGRLNARPSSAPPAESSAPPLVAVSGAPPPLVPPCASEARRGEPMPHRRLDCPQAREVVLQPRGEECLSTTAGAEPAAEAEAEGGNGDEANAEARRWPPQRQPRAREVFAYEHRQRSERADSDEAGGPRTTRCEKLQRACRRGDHSDLGTTRYIRVGCEEERDERVHEDWRAVLPISSLEAAMLQGGTGAGHRAEGASRASPSFRVQLFLPDRARSTSAWALPSVPPCLTGAANHRGSLQTSRDEESQHSPWLAAHARAHETLDETSQEGLGDSAETARLLKEAEDWVRLLPLWRPVDWAGIMQQLQREEAEKAAKEILGLGNGGTAETAEDCNRSGETAKGLAVSEEARNNQETLEVAEAAARERRAEFEEFGAGQDETASGSRRRSNRPDAAGETACRSHLGLHALRGEKKDACPGVPKSSPVERKTGCELLFPAMDDPRSMCGGRRDEEMRHRHDRQSEAKPSAAYDFKHTEGASSPSAGCCAVFPPICFSSSSAFARSVASTYHSSASSKEATELILQFGRVMGSEAVALLKAMLQLKGQERISAAAAYDRVSVILERARLHRLARKENEKLPPRVPRQRPALCVDALSSPAAPASAALREENPVPWEQEQNSAGNASSAPAAEGNAAHAAQPKDAALAHVSAKQTRSTTASEGVEGSVVEPQRHRVLEREAEGGAETRRLKFALASRQAHWVRVSTMATEGGSEKNERERKLSDATLEAPSGGEACGSTKRGGIKFRERGEKRQEAGEPTRASPVTEGEPDLIDQSRKEGGNAFAGASRERERTRENQNRGTTEGWLPGGEESLDVRGDGEASEASQNPTDLNPGFLQMRANTTSREQLPEATHNQRADIGHPEEEERQRRVAHALGIAERMPDDGRCEGARVRSLPHPAHALTWHSPASAPVSASLLSSDPRFSSLLLRLHRLAASTKDLPVETCMRRLAAQAADRFLQMPPRGLTPDEGRNRDREAPRAARQRGPNQDEERRKRSDIRSIQREQIEEAVLESLETLRQKCVDLFFRLQNEFELKDSTVHLAASLFHRYFCWVLAPSFLSERTRVEANAGQRRDSHRAPASSPRQVAPPSSGALRCARGSFGGSSAVRSASGSSAASVSPSDVLAVSLRSASSAVESAACSSGPPSASVASPRGLSGARNYPPLSAARPRVGALLLRPFGSPSSASLTTSLAPAAGDEARETAGFAPEIVLSCCAVRESLCAAAACVKIADVANERSLEYYKTTNAHDYAVNVNDLIATRYLREPCLPCLLRRQLTRTAEEFPRPREVAGLHARQEKPDERRGGGDERGEEDKAGGEGARASSHAGRARLQSTQRLCAEARDAGETRNSKQREGSIRRNSEEEVEGHTEGKVAALGPVESDQSFSAATQMNFGPPPVSAATASLRAVSGCNSALCFLSVPGFSPLEPGASSTSLSGSAQGRRGYAHPAAACATTSLPSSSVSTRLLARAVSTNSSPLSAVPAAPAQSGSDSTFHCSDFFPPSSSCLKGCSSVSCSASSASAASASLEAASTRAFHSSPAVGRSLSSGPRLASGSEDTATSLSCLPSPSAPAAPDCSPSASQSAGALPSSAPLGSLASAACAWETQASREELVALEKRILQAVQFRLSTPNSLWCLALLWDVTALSLQREREREGLLRLRAFAAAHAAGAQRKREAVHGIFEAPVSKKQRPQKSGDSGDFTTLVQSPAEAGDGTPADHGGTEGGKQKLRVLHNEVSAHASHRMKEVAEDRAAPASPCSVSVGSPERLTVMPGQRCDAARVASWDMRRELPSIPCETQQRANPRRRDCLWSSDEEKPSGCGSARLSAASRAVVDAFSLSLSSFSSSSLPQAQDAEPFSCFSCPGRASSAGPAASVASATHSGMSVVSSASSALCLNASGCVAPSVSAPFGSHSSQSSSAIPPWASSACPSSSSPPGGLARGSLSPRGAPPSCPRSAASSALRWSRCSRSWLSPPRLAACSRTAASPSPRAASSSARLSTVLQRSPSAGLASSAAGLLARPSLRLPSARTLRQCRRYASLLAALALYDLRLVSCAPLLLAQLLHFAALGTFLPELFWPSFTPSPRRREASQPSQIQSPGRPTLDDRRRTGLLPRGAATAQLEESVSVQLLQNDRMHGRCRALGNARNGALCPVRPLCTSAASPSAGASASPAACARHASQASLYSKASSVPLLQNRAPCDSLEGAFSLCPSLRSVTAPSSGSPGSALAAARLSTSRSALHPCASALPSSLVGASRLGASMCAAPHSECSLAALLGPLSLPVTRRLLAGGARRPWEILQLAEAVRQLPHITRARQELRQSPLFGSASANLSNAPAGAPLAFLRFAEYTHARRIKQLEVWERQARRRSMLERLQVEVDSARKKQPLDQRGPEANRSSTEAEDMPRCEKSPTSNILQKAWSHGSERTIDAELEMQWDKGEEGDEVAVRVPTMHPGLQAGKPHEAKGGLVLQADRREETKTSEAAERHKRKSECGDSTPDAACKIARYTSTQGAEYCRSENSMRGALTDTTTAHEAKDSMTETKPEDRSYYRQTSKYTERCEAHSKAHGGDEGGGRRTEVGLSSRKAATGAQMRSANAEWRSPPQNRVQGTCERRQHGNRNDPLLATAPVRELGRAGSETHDSAQRGGEEQRSAPLEASHVSSHSAGDTRTTRETPAEATSPPASLRRRQGRLPAAVLALLLADADSIDALFALAAE